In Edaphobacter dinghuensis, one genomic interval encodes:
- a CDS encoding acyltransferase family protein, whose translation MEQAQPLRYLFCGHGMTSNNEVPLLRFHGLDTLRAVAILVVMLYHLNMYSLLPAVLNPIASVGWVGVDLFFVLSGFLIGSQLLKPYLNGEVPSLKEFYARRAYRILPAYLAVLFLYLTVPSWREAPGLYAPWQYFTFTWNLFLLHYPEAHAFSHVWSLCVEEHFYLILPLLLLVFMRSPAVWKTVVLVLSIVLGGIALRAWVLYHVVLNPGVPDEMHGLLMMKFIYYPTYTRVDGLAIGVGLAILRTFRPSWWSRIARHGNLLLLCGVAAVVVALRLCNFDYPSPDLPASILFAFPALAVGFGLMVASAVCDGSILKRRVPGAAPLAVLAYSLYLTHKSVAHVTHRMLPVLTAQADWRSVCIYFVACLCAATLLYFAVERPFLRLRSRRSAKQKSAAVGSEVRLDPAI comes from the coding sequence ATGGAACAGGCGCAGCCTCTGCGCTATCTCTTTTGCGGTCACGGTATGACATCCAACAACGAAGTTCCTCTTCTCCGTTTCCACGGGCTAGACACGCTGCGCGCCGTCGCGATTTTAGTTGTGATGCTCTATCACCTGAACATGTATAGCCTTCTTCCGGCGGTTCTGAACCCGATCGCCTCGGTCGGCTGGGTAGGAGTAGACCTGTTCTTCGTCCTGAGCGGCTTTCTGATCGGCTCCCAGTTGCTGAAGCCCTATCTGAATGGAGAGGTTCCTTCGCTTAAAGAGTTTTACGCTCGTCGCGCTTACCGCATCCTTCCAGCCTATCTCGCGGTGCTGTTCCTCTACCTCACTGTTCCCTCGTGGAGGGAAGCACCCGGCCTTTACGCACCGTGGCAGTACTTCACCTTCACCTGGAATCTGTTCCTGCTGCACTATCCCGAAGCCCACGCGTTCTCTCATGTGTGGTCTCTTTGCGTCGAAGAGCACTTCTATCTGATCCTGCCATTGCTTCTTCTTGTGTTCATGCGCAGTCCAGCCGTCTGGAAGACCGTGGTACTGGTGCTTTCTATCGTTCTTGGCGGAATTGCTCTTCGTGCCTGGGTGCTTTACCACGTCGTCCTGAATCCCGGAGTCCCCGATGAGATGCACGGCCTCTTGATGATGAAGTTCATTTATTACCCGACCTACACACGTGTCGATGGGCTGGCGATAGGGGTTGGTCTGGCTATTCTTCGCACCTTTCGGCCATCGTGGTGGTCGCGCATCGCTCGCCACGGAAATCTCTTACTGCTATGTGGCGTGGCCGCAGTCGTCGTTGCGCTTCGTCTTTGCAACTTCGATTATCCAAGTCCGGATCTGCCCGCAAGTATTCTCTTTGCCTTCCCTGCGCTGGCGGTTGGATTTGGCCTGATGGTGGCCTCGGCGGTTTGCGATGGGAGCATCCTGAAAAGGCGTGTTCCCGGAGCTGCACCTCTCGCCGTCCTTGCTTATAGCCTCTATCTCACGCACAAATCCGTAGCGCATGTCACCCACCGGATGCTGCCTGTCTTAACTGCGCAAGCCGATTGGCGTTCCGTTTGCATCTACTTCGTTGCCTGCCTGTGCGCCGCCACGCTCCTCTACTTCGCTGTGGAACGGCCGTTCCTGAGGCTAAGGTCCAGGCGCTCCGCAAAGCAAAAATCTGCTGCTGTCGGTTCGGAAGTTCGGCTTGACCCTGCGATTTGA
- a CDS encoding histidine triad nucleotide-binding protein, whose amino-acid sequence MATDCLFCKIIEGKIPANRVHEDELCIGFPDINPQAPVHLLIIPKQHIASQAKVAAEHTPLLGHLLATAAEIARTRKLDGGYRVVVNTGDDGGQTVNHLHLHLLGGRHMDWPPG is encoded by the coding sequence ATGGCTACTGATTGTTTATTCTGCAAAATCATCGAAGGAAAGATTCCGGCGAACAGGGTCCACGAAGATGAGCTCTGTATCGGCTTTCCTGATATCAATCCACAAGCTCCTGTTCATTTGCTGATTATTCCCAAACAGCACATTGCCTCACAGGCAAAGGTCGCTGCGGAACATACCCCGCTTCTGGGCCACCTGCTTGCCACGGCCGCCGAGATTGCACGCACGCGCAAGCTCGACGGAGGCTATCGCGTCGTCGTCAACACCGGCGACGACGGCGGCCAGACGGTGAACCATCTGCACCTGCATCTGCTGGGCGGACGCCATATGGACTGGCCTCCAGGCTAG
- a CDS encoding polymer-forming cytoskeletal protein gives MTKLLLAVALLLVASAPFAHADQDRVVVGGNIVVPEGESAGDIACAFCSVRIHGDVKGDVAVLFGSVTVDPSQSIAGDVAILGGDINLADDTRVGGDVAILAGNANMASTATIHGDRTIMPGRFWLILPFAPLLILIGIIWLIVHMIRRNRYQFPAYPNGQGIQGR, from the coding sequence ATGACCAAACTGCTTCTCGCCGTCGCCCTCCTTCTTGTAGCCTCCGCTCCCTTTGCCCATGCCGATCAGGACCGTGTCGTCGTCGGTGGCAACATCGTCGTCCCGGAGGGAGAAAGTGCCGGCGACATCGCGTGCGCCTTCTGCTCCGTTCGAATTCATGGCGATGTCAAAGGCGATGTCGCAGTCCTCTTCGGCAGCGTTACGGTCGATCCCTCGCAGAGCATCGCAGGTGACGTAGCGATCCTTGGCGGAGATATCAACCTCGCCGATGACACCAGGGTTGGCGGAGATGTAGCCATTCTGGCCGGAAACGCAAACATGGCCTCGACCGCCACCATCCACGGCGACCGCACCATTATGCCCGGCCGTTTCTGGCTGATTCTGCCCTTCGCGCCGTTACTGATTCTGATCGGAATTATCTGGCTGATTGTGCATATGATTCGCCGCAATCGCTACCAGTTTCCGGCCTATCCAAATGGGCAAGGTATTCAGGGCCGGTAG
- a CDS encoding OmpH family outer membrane protein, with protein MNRTLTLVSALGAGLLTVAGMAQTTTPTTQPAAPAAVAPHAEPAKIALIEYEQVAAATNEGQRAIQEIQSKYAPKKTQIDSESAEVDSLKKQLQSAPATLSDEDRASKLRTIDTKEKQLQRDAQDATQAYNADLQDALGKVAQKLGPTVVKYVQENGYTLLLDLSGQQAQGGVSVMWATPGTDISQAIIEAYNASSGVAAPAPSAPTPAAHHSTTTHPATTKK; from the coding sequence ATGAACCGTACCCTTACGCTAGTCTCCGCCCTTGGCGCGGGATTGTTGACCGTTGCCGGGATGGCCCAAACAACGACGCCCACCACCCAACCCGCCGCTCCTGCTGCTGTGGCGCCACACGCTGAACCAGCAAAGATTGCCCTGATTGAGTATGAGCAGGTTGCAGCCGCTACCAACGAAGGTCAGCGCGCTATCCAGGAGATTCAGAGCAAGTATGCCCCGAAGAAGACCCAGATCGATTCTGAGTCTGCCGAGGTGGATTCGCTGAAGAAGCAGCTGCAGAGCGCGCCTGCGACCCTCTCGGACGAGGACCGCGCCAGCAAGCTGCGCACGATCGATACCAAGGAAAAGCAGCTCCAGCGCGATGCGCAGGATGCTACCCAGGCCTATAACGCCGACCTGCAGGATGCTTTGGGCAAGGTTGCGCAGAAGCTTGGACCCACGGTTGTGAAGTACGTTCAGGAGAATGGCTACACCCTTCTTCTCGACCTCAGCGGCCAGCAGGCTCAGGGAGGCGTATCGGTGATGTGGGCAACCCCCGGAACCGATATCTCTCAGGCGATCATCGAGGCCTACAACGCCTCTTCGGGTGTCGCTGCTCCTGCTCCTTCTGCTCCGACCCCGGCCGCGCACCACTCGACTACAACGCACCCTGCAACTACCAAGAAGTAA
- a CDS encoding DUF2059 domain-containing protein codes for MKFITRILLVLFLVAPVAVHAQGTATSSSKQAKVEELLQLTHMDHLMSQMIDQMTARMKASADQQAANMNFTPEQKTIYDDYQQKLNQLLANYLNWDKMKPVMVQVYSDTYTDDELNGILNFYRSPAGQAMVAKSPQLMTKTMSAMMQQMGTLQPQVQQLSKEFAEKMQQSSATPSTPDTAPASPK; via the coding sequence ATGAAGTTCATTACCCGTATCCTCCTCGTATTATTCCTTGTGGCACCGGTTGCCGTTCACGCTCAGGGGACCGCCACCAGCAGCAGCAAGCAGGCCAAAGTAGAAGAGTTGCTGCAGCTTACCCACATGGACCACCTGATGAGTCAGATGATCGACCAGATGACAGCGCGCATGAAGGCGTCTGCCGACCAGCAGGCTGCCAATATGAACTTCACGCCTGAGCAAAAGACCATCTATGACGACTACCAGCAGAAGCTCAACCAGTTGCTGGCCAACTATCTGAACTGGGACAAGATGAAGCCGGTCATGGTGCAGGTCTACTCCGATACCTATACCGACGACGAGCTGAACGGCATCCTCAACTTCTATCGCTCACCCGCCGGCCAGGCGATGGTCGCCAAATCTCCTCAGCTGATGACCAAGACCATGAGTGCCATGATGCAGCAGATGGGCACGCTTCAGCCGCAGGTCCAGCAGCTCAGCAAAGAGTTCGCAGAGAAGATGCAGCAGTCGTCGGCGACGCCTTCGACACCTGATACTGCACCGGCATCCCCGAAATAA
- a CDS encoding SDR family oxidoreductase, translating into MNQMDTTPRKILVLGATSGIAEATCRIWASQGARLFLVARNAEKLAAVATDLRTRGASYVDTAVADLDNTEQHPALLAHAVNSLTGLDVAYLTYGILGDQAKAEQDFNTAAQIIYTNYMAPVSLLTWLANFCVQRHGGTLAVISSVAGDRGRKSNYLYGSSKAGLSAFLGGLRNRVDREGVTVLSIKPGPVKTAMTAGMKGSEKFADADKVAQSIVKAIDKQQDVLYVPFQWQPIMFIIRNIPERIFKKLNL; encoded by the coding sequence ATGAATCAGATGGATACAACTCCCCGTAAAATCCTTGTCCTTGGAGCCACCTCCGGCATCGCCGAAGCTACCTGCCGCATCTGGGCCAGCCAAGGCGCTCGCCTCTTTCTGGTAGCACGTAATGCGGAGAAGCTCGCCGCAGTCGCCACTGACCTGCGTACGCGTGGCGCCAGCTACGTCGATACCGCCGTGGCCGACCTGGACAACACCGAACAACATCCAGCCCTGCTCGCCCACGCTGTAAACTCGCTGACCGGGCTCGATGTGGCGTACCTTACCTACGGCATCCTCGGCGACCAGGCCAAGGCCGAGCAGGACTTTAACACGGCTGCCCAGATCATCTACACCAACTACATGGCGCCGGTCTCTCTGCTGACATGGCTGGCAAACTTCTGTGTTCAGCGTCACGGAGGAACTCTGGCGGTCATCTCTTCTGTCGCGGGAGATCGTGGGCGCAAGTCGAACTATCTTTATGGCTCATCGAAAGCTGGTCTGTCGGCGTTTCTGGGTGGCCTGCGCAACCGCGTGGATCGCGAAGGCGTCACCGTGCTCTCCATCAAGCCGGGGCCGGTGAAGACGGCCATGACCGCGGGCATGAAGGGCAGCGAGAAGTTCGCCGACGCCGACAAAGTGGCGCAGAGCATCGTCAAAGCGATCGATAAACAGCAGGATGTCCTCTATGTGCCGTTCCAGTGGCAGCCGATCATGTTCATTATTCGCAACATCCCTGAGCGCATCTTCAAGAAACTCAATCTCTGA
- a CDS encoding M48 family metallopeptidase, giving the protein MRLRTILLLVVALAALLTAPHWVKNTTATEARALHEAAHDTSAYTLPPAKLKQAEGLFRVRTVLYFAGSVWSILQLLLLLALGVPPRLRDLAASATKNRLAQCFLFTLLLFGVIALLDAPLYIYGHHLGLTYGLSVQHWPSWLWDQVKSFLLMWIVGGMLVMVLFWVIRRSPQRWWLWFWVPAMAAVLFGVFLSPVLVDPLFNKFEPLQQSNPALVAQLEKVVARSGISLPPDRMFYMRASSKVTDLNAYVTGFGPSKRLVLWDTTIAQSTPDELSSVFGHELGHYALHHIALGLVFTGLLLLVAFFVGQKLTEWALRRYGSRWRIASQNDWAFLAVLLLALNTLSFFSAPIENAFSRSIEHAADVYGQEAIHGIVADPQKVTQQAFQRLGEASLEDPTAHPFVEFWTGSHPSIESRAAFAAAYNPWATGEHPKYFSP; this is encoded by the coding sequence ATGCGTCTTCGCACGATACTTCTGCTGGTCGTCGCTCTGGCTGCGCTGCTTACAGCGCCACACTGGGTAAAAAACACCACCGCGACCGAAGCCCGCGCACTGCACGAAGCCGCTCATGACACATCCGCCTATACGCTTCCGCCTGCGAAGCTGAAGCAGGCAGAGGGGCTCTTCCGTGTGCGGACGGTTCTCTACTTCGCCGGTAGTGTGTGGAGCATTCTGCAACTGCTTCTGCTGCTGGCGCTGGGCGTTCCGCCACGGCTGCGCGACCTTGCGGCCAGTGCCACGAAGAATCGGCTGGCGCAGTGCTTTTTATTTACGCTGCTGCTGTTCGGTGTGATTGCGTTGCTCGATGCTCCGCTGTATATCTACGGGCATCACCTGGGGCTGACCTATGGGCTCTCGGTACAGCACTGGCCGAGCTGGTTGTGGGATCAGGTCAAGAGCTTTCTGCTGATGTGGATTGTGGGCGGCATGTTGGTGATGGTGCTCTTCTGGGTCATCCGCCGCTCGCCGCAGCGATGGTGGCTGTGGTTCTGGGTTCCAGCGATGGCGGCGGTGCTGTTCGGTGTCTTTCTCTCGCCGGTGCTGGTCGATCCGCTCTTCAATAAGTTCGAGCCGTTGCAGCAATCGAACCCCGCCCTGGTCGCGCAGTTGGAGAAGGTGGTTGCACGCAGCGGCATCAGCCTACCTCCGGATCGCATGTTCTACATGCGCGCCAGCAGCAAAGTAACCGATCTGAACGCCTACGTCACCGGCTTTGGCCCATCGAAGCGGCTTGTCCTGTGGGACACAACCATTGCGCAGTCGACACCGGACGAGCTTTCCTCCGTCTTCGGACACGAGCTTGGGCATTATGCATTGCACCACATCGCGCTTGGCCTCGTGTTCACTGGCCTTCTGCTGCTGGTGGCCTTCTTCGTTGGGCAGAAGCTGACAGAGTGGGCGCTCCGCCGTTATGGAAGCCGGTGGCGCATCGCCTCGCAGAACGACTGGGCCTTTCTCGCGGTATTGCTGCTGGCGTTGAACACCCTGTCCTTCTTCTCCGCTCCGATTGAAAATGCCTTCAGTCGATCGATCGAGCACGCCGCCGATGTCTACGGGCAGGAGGCGATTCACGGCATCGTGGCCGATCCGCAGAAGGTAACGCAGCAGGCCTTTCAACGGCTGGGCGAGGCGTCGCTCGAAGATCCCACGGCGCACCCCTTCGTCGAATTCTGGACAGGCAGCCATCCATCGATTGAAAGTCGTGCAGCCTTCGCCGCCGCTTACAACCCCTGGGCAACAGGCGAGCATCCGAAGTATTTCTCCCCGTAA
- a CDS encoding response regulator, whose protein sequence is MTSEQNVPEVQSPQGSSMSAGQQDGDEQFSGANVPHGMGQSKSSRRRRRKRKSKGADAPQPVQLSGEQTAQPIGSIQAASTQPSQSQPNSGQQQQNGSGGSGGSSTGKRWKKKFRDRDRQRSQENPGNVANGSNGGGYRDSNTHQPGNNGFKRKGGGGGRQQQQRGPRSFVGPMDHSYRAVNGNFADAPPSTIETHGNFQPRSSSRSAYQSDSQPIDYSQGRAIPIPEDAPTKIFFFIEDLFFIAKIQETARKLGVKIAFIKNDKESIAQLTGKDEEKPGLIVFDLNNANAKPLTLIPKLKAKLKRGTSIVGFLSHLQGDLKAKATEAGCDTVMPRSAFSQNLPNLLRRYGIEEEDEPNFNQ, encoded by the coding sequence ATGACTTCAGAGCAGAATGTGCCCGAGGTGCAATCGCCCCAGGGTTCGTCAATGTCAGCCGGTCAGCAGGACGGTGACGAGCAGTTCTCCGGGGCGAACGTCCCCCACGGAATGGGGCAGTCTAAGAGCAGCCGTCGTCGGCGCCGTAAGCGGAAGAGCAAGGGCGCGGATGCCCCCCAGCCGGTACAGCTTTCCGGCGAGCAAACCGCACAACCCATCGGCTCTATTCAAGCTGCCAGCACGCAGCCCTCTCAATCCCAACCCAACTCCGGCCAGCAACAGCAGAACGGCTCCGGCGGTTCTGGTGGATCCTCGACAGGCAAACGCTGGAAGAAGAAGTTTCGCGATCGCGACCGCCAGCGCTCCCAGGAAAATCCGGGTAACGTAGCCAACGGTAGCAACGGCGGCGGCTATCGTGACAGCAACACTCATCAGCCGGGCAACAATGGCTTCAAGCGCAAGGGTGGTGGCGGCGGACGCCAGCAGCAGCAACGCGGCCCGCGCAGCTTTGTGGGCCCCATGGACCACAGCTACCGCGCCGTGAACGGCAACTTCGCCGATGCGCCTCCCTCCACCATCGAGACTCACGGCAACTTCCAGCCGCGCAGCAGCAGCCGTAGCGCTTATCAAAGCGATTCACAGCCGATCGACTACTCACAGGGCCGTGCTATTCCGATTCCCGAAGACGCGCCGACCAAGATCTTCTTCTTCATCGAAGACCTCTTCTTCATCGCGAAGATTCAGGAGACCGCGCGCAAGCTGGGCGTAAAGATCGCCTTCATCAAGAACGATAAGGAATCGATCGCCCAGTTGACGGGCAAAGACGAAGAGAAGCCGGGCCTGATTGTCTTCGACCTCAACAATGCGAACGCCAAGCCGCTGACCCTGATCCCCAAGCTGAAGGCGAAGCTCAAGCGAGGCACGTCCATCGTTGGCTTCCTCTCGCATCTTCAGGGTGACCTGAAGGCAAAGGCTACGGAAGCCGGTTGCGACACGGTTATGCCGCGTTCTGCCTTCTCGCAGAACCTGCCCAACCTGCTGCGCCGCTATGGCATCGAGGAAGAAGACGAGCCGAACTTCAACCAGTAA
- the rplT gene encoding 50S ribosomal protein L20, protein MPRVKRSTKRNDRRKKILKRASGYFLTKSKLYQAAQEAVERGLMFAYTGRKQKKRQYRALWIVRINAACRLNGMSYSTFINGLKLAGNGLDRKILADIAANDAAGFAALAEQAKAALKQAKDARAKAAA, encoded by the coding sequence ATGCCCCGTGTAAAACGGAGTACGAAACGCAATGACCGGCGCAAAAAGATCCTCAAGCGCGCCAGTGGTTATTTCCTCACAAAATCCAAGCTCTATCAGGCAGCGCAAGAGGCCGTCGAGCGCGGACTCATGTTCGCCTACACCGGCCGCAAGCAGAAGAAGCGGCAGTATCGCGCTCTCTGGATCGTGCGTATCAACGCAGCCTGCCGCCTCAACGGCATGAGCTACTCGACCTTCATCAACGGCCTCAAGCTGGCCGGCAACGGTTTGGATCGCAAGATCCTCGCCGACATCGCCGCCAACGACGCCGCTGGCTTTGCAGCATTGGCCGAGCAGGCCAAGGCAGCCCTGAAGCAGGCGAAGGACGCACGCGCCAAGGCCGCAGCATAA
- the rpmI gene encoding 50S ribosomal protein L35, producing MPKLKTHSGAAKRFKKTGTGKFKRGQSKMRHILTSKKTKTKRHLRSITLVSEADSAKVARMIPYA from the coding sequence ATGCCAAAGCTGAAGACACACAGCGGCGCCGCAAAGCGCTTCAAGAAGACCGGTACGGGCAAATTCAAGCGCGGCCAGTCGAAGATGCGCCATATCCTCACCTCGAAGAAGACCAAGACCAAGCGTCATCTGCGCTCGATCACTCTGGTCTCTGAGGCGGATTCGGCCAAAGTCGCACGCATGATTCCTTACGCCTGA
- a CDS encoding FAD-binding oxidoreductase, which yields MPTASGTTPELNFRTPDEQFTGQAPFESWGRYPNYDANVVPLHWQSDYPAVSSGMHNGVLPVGMGRSYGDVCLLSGGNLLVTTGMNRLIAFDPETGLLTAEAGITLAQILDFAVPRGFFLPVTPGTKYVTLGGAIANDIHGKNHHVAGTFGCHVTQFELVRSDGSRKLCSRTENPDFFAATIGGLGLTGVITWAQLRLKPIVSRLIDYEGIQFHGIDEFLDLTRQSQDIEYTVSWIDCASTGKNFARGVFMQGDHSKKRDTLKPSPEPKLVFPFDAPGFALNHLSVSLFNTAFFHKQIHQRVVAEQDYEPFFYPLDKVLHWNRMYGKRGLLQFQYVIPWEHAREGTITILKEVAKSGLASFLAVLKAFGDVPSPGMMSFPKPGITLALDFPIKPDKSFPLFERLADMTSEFGGRLYPAKDAAMTAAQFQAFYPQWQQFARYRDPQLTSSFWERVTGDKPGL from the coding sequence ATGCCCACAGCTTCAGGAACAACGCCAGAATTGAACTTCCGCACCCCGGACGAGCAGTTCACAGGTCAGGCGCCCTTTGAGTCCTGGGGCCGTTACCCAAACTATGACGCCAATGTCGTTCCCCTGCACTGGCAGAGCGACTACCCTGCCGTCTCCAGCGGGATGCACAACGGCGTATTGCCTGTAGGCATGGGCCGAAGCTACGGCGATGTCTGCCTGCTGAGCGGCGGCAACCTGCTGGTGACCACCGGCATGAACCGCCTGATCGCGTTCGATCCAGAGACTGGTTTGCTGACCGCCGAGGCCGGAATCACGCTGGCGCAGATCCTCGACTTCGCTGTTCCCCGAGGCTTCTTTCTTCCCGTCACGCCCGGCACAAAGTACGTTACGCTGGGCGGGGCAATCGCCAACGACATTCATGGCAAGAACCATCATGTTGCGGGAACCTTCGGCTGCCACGTCACCCAGTTTGAGCTGGTCCGCTCTGACGGCTCGCGCAAGCTCTGCTCCCGCACCGAGAATCCTGACTTCTTCGCAGCGACCATCGGCGGGCTGGGTCTGACAGGCGTGATCACATGGGCGCAGTTGCGGCTCAAGCCCATCGTGTCGCGGCTGATCGACTACGAGGGCATCCAGTTCCACGGCATCGACGAGTTTCTCGACCTTACCCGGCAGAGCCAGGACATCGAATACACCGTGAGTTGGATCGACTGCGCCTCTACCGGCAAGAACTTTGCCCGCGGCGTCTTCATGCAGGGCGACCACTCGAAGAAGCGCGACACGCTCAAGCCTTCGCCCGAGCCGAAGCTGGTCTTTCCGTTCGACGCTCCCGGCTTTGCGCTGAACCACCTTTCGGTCAGCCTCTTCAATACGGCCTTCTTCCACAAGCAGATTCACCAGCGCGTGGTTGCGGAACAGGACTATGAGCCCTTTTTCTATCCGCTGGACAAGGTGCTGCATTGGAACCGCATGTACGGCAAGCGCGGCTTGCTCCAGTTCCAGTACGTCATCCCGTGGGAACATGCTCGCGAAGGCACGATTACGATTCTCAAAGAGGTTGCGAAGTCCGGCCTCGCCAGCTTCCTCGCGGTGCTCAAGGCCTTCGGTGATGTCCCCTCGCCCGGCATGATGAGCTTTCCCAAGCCGGGTATCACGCTCGCGCTCGACTTCCCCATCAAGCCCGACAAGAGCTTTCCGCTCTTCGAACGCCTCGCCGACATGACCAGCGAGTTCGGCGGCCGTCTCTACCCGGCCAAAGATGCAGCAATGACGGCGGCGCAGTTTCAGGCCTTCTATCCGCAGTGGCAGCAGTTCGCCCGCTACCGTGACCCGCAACTTACCTCCAGCTTCTGGGAGCGTGTCACCGGAGACAAACCAGGTTTATGA
- the lepA gene encoding translation elongation factor 4, which translates to MDPSHIRNFAIIAHIDHGKSTLSDRLLELTGSLTSREMQAQVLDAMDLERERGITIKAHTVRMMYKAHDGETYQLNLIDTPGHVDFSYEVSRSLASCEGALLVVDASQGVEAQTLANAYLAIAGGLEIIPIINKIDLPSADIERTKEMIEKSVGLPADDAIAVSAKTGLNVADILEAVVTLLPPPQGDPEAPLQALIFDSWFDAYRGVIVLARIVNGKLRKGMKIKVMSNGKTFDVESMGVMTPKPVEMVELTAGEVGFFVATIKNVADTKVGDTITSVENPCTEALPGFEDIKSMVFAGLYTVDSHEHAMLRDALEKLRLNDASFSFEPESSVALGFGFRCGFLGLLHLEIIQERLEREYDLDLITTAPGVRYKITLTDGSVIEVDNPSRWPDPSNIEQIEEPVIIAKILTNEEYVGGILKLVEEKRGRQQNMEYVSDTRVMITYELPLNEIVLDFYDRLKTVSRGYASLDYALAGSWVSPMVKMDILIGGDPVDALSVIIHRDFAQQRGRALVSKMRELIPRQMFEVAIQAAIGSKVIARETVSAIRKNVIAKCYGGDISRKRKLLEKQKEGKKRMKRIGKVDIPQEAFLAVLKVGEE; encoded by the coding sequence ATGGATCCAAGTCACATCCGCAACTTCGCGATCATCGCGCATATCGACCATGGCAAGTCCACCCTCTCCGACCGGCTGCTGGAGCTGACCGGCTCGCTGACCTCGCGCGAGATGCAGGCGCAGGTGCTTGACGCCATGGACCTTGAGCGCGAGCGCGGCATCACCATCAAGGCCCACACCGTGCGCATGATGTACAAGGCGCACGACGGCGAGACCTACCAGCTCAACCTGATCGACACACCCGGCCACGTCGATTTCAGCTACGAGGTCTCACGCTCGCTGGCATCGTGCGAAGGCGCGCTGCTCGTCGTCGACGCCTCGCAGGGTGTCGAGGCACAGACGCTCGCCAATGCCTATCTCGCCATCGCGGGCGGCCTTGAGATCATTCCCATCATCAACAAGATCGATCTCCCCAGCGCCGACATCGAGCGCACCAAGGAGATGATCGAAAAATCTGTAGGGCTACCTGCCGATGACGCTATTGCGGTCTCGGCCAAGACCGGCCTCAACGTCGCCGATATTCTCGAAGCCGTCGTGACGCTGCTGCCGCCGCCGCAGGGCGATCCCGAGGCGCCGCTACAGGCGCTGATCTTCGATAGCTGGTTCGACGCCTACAGAGGCGTCATAGTCCTCGCCCGTATCGTCAACGGCAAGCTGCGCAAGGGCATGAAGATCAAGGTCATGTCGAACGGCAAGACCTTCGACGTCGAGAGCATGGGCGTCATGACTCCCAAGCCGGTCGAGATGGTCGAGCTTACCGCAGGCGAAGTCGGCTTCTTCGTGGCGACGATCAAAAATGTAGCCGACACCAAGGTCGGCGACACGATCACCTCGGTCGAAAATCCCTGCACCGAAGCGCTTCCCGGCTTCGAAGACATCAAGAGCATGGTCTTCGCTGGTCTCTACACCGTCGACTCGCACGAGCACGCCATGCTGCGCGATGCGCTCGAGAAGCTCCGCCTTAACGACGCCAGCTTCTCCTTCGAGCCGGAGTCCTCCGTCGCGCTCGGCTTCGGCTTCCGCTGCGGCTTTCTCGGGCTGCTGCATCTCGAGATCATTCAGGAGCGGCTGGAGCGCGAGTACGACCTCGACCTCATCACGACAGCACCCGGTGTCCGTTACAAGATCACGCTCACCGACGGCAGTGTCATCGAGGTCGATAATCCTTCGCGCTGGCCTGACCCTTCCAACATCGAGCAAATTGAAGAGCCGGTCATCATCGCCAAGATTTTGACGAACGAAGAGTACGTCGGCGGCATCTTGAAGCTCGTCGAAGAGAAGCGCGGACGTCAGCAGAACATGGAGTACGTCTCCGACACCCGCGTCATGATTACCTATGAGCTGCCGCTGAACGAGATCGTTCTGGATTTTTATGATCGCCTCAAGACCGTCTCCCGCGGCTATGCGTCGCTCGACTACGCTCTCGCAGGCTCGTGGGTCTCGCCCATGGTCAAGATGGATATTCTGATCGGCGGCGACCCCGTCGACGCGCTCTCCGTCATCATCCACAGGGACTTCGCCCAGCAGCGCGGCCGCGCACTTGTATCGAAGATGCGCGAACTGATTCCGCGACAGATGTTCGAGGTTGCCATTCAAGCCGCCATCGGCTCCAAGGTCATCGCGCGCGAGACCGTCAGCGCCATCCGCAAAAACGTCATCGCCAAGTGCTACGGCGGAGACATCAGCCGTAAGCGCAAGCTGCTCGAAAAGCAGAAAGAGGGCAAAAAGCGCATGAAGCGAATCGGCAAGGTCGACATCCCGCAGGAAGCCTTCCTCGCTGTGCTCAAGGTAGGAGAAGAGTAG